The region TTAAGACAATTCCATCAATTTAATCTTGAGATTTTAGGAAGTAAAGAGGCAATTTCAGACGCTCTATTGGTACAGGTTTTCGCAAATATACTTTTCGAAATAGGTCTTGAAAATTGGAAACTCCATGTTAATTCTATTGGCTGTAAAAATTGTCGGAATACTTACATAAGAAAATTAAAAAGCCATTATAAAAGCAAAATAAAAAGTATTTGTCCTGAATGCAAAAAAAGAATTATAAAAAATCCGCTTAGAGTTCTTGACTGTAAAGAAGAAAAATGTCAAAGAGTTAAAAAACTCGCTCCTCAGTTTGTAAATTATCTTTGCGAGGAATGTCATTTACATTTTAAGTCGTTTCTTGAATTTCTAGACATAATGGAATTACCTTATATATTAAATCCTTATTTAGTAAGAGGTCTTGATTATTATGAAAAGACTGTTTTTGAATTTATACCCGAGGGAAAAGAAGATATGGCGCAAAATTCTTTAATTGGCGGAGGAAGATACGATTCTTTGGTAGAAAATCTTGGCGGAAGACCGACTCCTTGCCTTGGAGGAGCGGGCGGAGTTGAAAGAATTATGGAAGAATTAGAAGAAAATAAAATAAAAATATCCTCTAATCTTCTGGAAAAAAATATTACCTTTAAAGAAAAACCTGTCGTCTTTATTGTACAACTAGGAGATATGGCAAAAAAAGATTCTTTAAAAATAATAGAGGATTTTAAAAAAGCAAAGATTAAAATAGCCGAGAATCTTGAAAAAGATAATTTAAAAAACCAATTAGACAGAGCATCAAGAATAGGAGTAAAATATGCTTTAATTTTAGGACAACAGGAATGTTTAAATAAAAAAGTAATTTTACGAAACATGGAAACTGGGATCCAAAAAATACTAATTCAAAAAGATTTAATTAAAGAAATTAAAAAGAAATTAAAAAAATAATGCAGTGCCTTTTTTGCGATATTGCTAACGGAAAAACAGACACAGATATCGTTTATCAAGACGATAAATTTGCAGTTTTTCGAGATATAGAACCAAGAGCGCCAATACATTTATTAATTGTTCCCAAAAAACACATGGAAAGTATTGTTGAAATTGCAGAAAAAAATGATGTAGAAACTCTTGGTCAAATTTTAATATTAGCTTCAAAAATAGCAAAAAAATTTAAGGTCGAAAATGGTTATAGACTACAATTTAATCAAGGAAAAAAAGCAGGACAAGAAATAGATCACCTGCATTTGCATCTTTTAGGATTCAAATAGATGCGGACCAACCCATAATTAAATAAAGAAAATCGACTCCAATTATTTGGGGCCGGTTTTTAATTTTATGGCATTAATGGAGGGCGATATTATTGGTTTCGTAACGTTAGTTATAATATATCTTTTATTTTTTTTGATCTTAAGTCTCCTTTCTTTTTTACCTCTTTTAGCAAAAATAGGTGCTTTTTTAATATTTAGTTTTATAATTTTCCAAAAAATGGGGGTTATTTTTGCCTCAAATCTGTGATAGAATAAAACTTATAATGGGTATATGGCAAAAAGAATAACTTCTGAAGCTGACTCAAAACTTGTGTGGGCCCTAACTATTTTAATAATTTTAGGGCTTTTGATGCTCTTTACAGCTTCAATATTCATTTCAAAAGAAAAAACAAGTACTGCCCAAAATCCCTCTGGAAGCGCAACTTATTATTTCTTCCACCAAATTTTATTCGGACTAATACCGGGATTAATTCTGGTATTTTTTTTATCAAGAATTTCTTTAAGTTTTTTTAGAAAAATATCTGTTCTTTTATATGTTTTTGCAATTATTTCTCTGGTAATTGTATTTATCCCTGCTTTTGGTTTTGAAGCAAAGGGAGCAGCAAGTTGGATAGAAATTGGTGGATTTACTTTTCAACCTTCTGAATTTGCAAAAATTGCCCTTGTAATATATCTTGCAGCTTTTTTTGACAGGAAAATCAGAGAAAATAAAATGAAAAAAGCTAGTGACGTTTTAATTCCTTTTATTGTTGTCCTTGCTCCGGTAGGGTTAATGTTAATTTTACAGCCCGACATGGGAACTCTTGGAATAATTGCTTTGGTTTCAATTATTATGCTTTTTGCGGCAGGCGGAAAATTCTCTCATATTATGCTTTTGGTTTTAATGGGGATAATTTTGGTTATAATTGGGACTTTTTTCCGTCCCCATCAAGCACAAAGAATTTTTACTTTTATCAATCCAGAAAAAGACACCCTTGGTATAAGCTACCAAGTAAACCAATCCTTAATTGCTATAGGTTCTGGCGGAACTTTTGGTGTTGGAATTGGAAACGGAATTCAAAAATATAAATACCTGCCAGAACCCATGGGAGATACAATTTTTTCAGTCTGGGCCGAAGAAACAGGACTTTTTGGATGTTTTATCCTCATTTCTCTTTACTTGATATTGGGATGGCGTGGTTTTATAATATCTAAAAGGGCTCCAACTAAATTTAGCCAACTATTAGCAGTTGGAATTGTCTCTTGGATATTAATCCAGGCATTTTTAAACATAATGGCAGTAACTGGTATAATTCCTTTCACGGGCCTTCCTTTGCCCTTTGTAAGCTATGGAGGAACTGCTCTAATGGTTATGCTCGGAGCGGTTGGAATTCTAATTAATATTTCGAAACAAACGTAAATTAATATGCGGGTTTTATTTACAAGCGGAAATACAGGAGGACATCTTTATCCTATATTGGCTGTAAAAAGAGAACTGGATAAGTGCTTAAATTTTCTTGAAACAAAATACGGAAAAATTCTTCCAAAAGAATTCTTAACAAGAGATTATCTTTTTTTAGGGGGCGACCTTAAAGGCAAAGAAACAATGCTCCAGGAAGAAGACATAGAAACAAAAAAAATTATATCTATAAAATGGAGAAGGTATTTTTCTTTTCAAAACTTCCTTGACGTCCTAAAAACTCCTTTCTCTTTTTTACAAGCCTCTTTTTTAATCTGGTCTTTTATGCCAGATATAGTTTTCTCAAAAGGAGGACCTGGTTCTTTTGCTGTTGTTATTGCCAGCTGGCTCTACAGAATTCCCGTTGTGATTCACGAGTCAGATAGCGTTCCTGGAAAAACAAATAAATTTTCAGCTCCTTTTGCAAAAAAAATCACTGTTTCTTTTAAAGGGGGTAATGCTATATTTAAAAAAAATAAAGTAGTCTTTACAGGGCACCCTGTAAGACAAATGTTAACTAATGGCTCAAAAGAAAGGGCAAAAGAAATGTTTAATTTAACAGGCGAGAGAAAAGTAATTTTAATTATGGGAGGAAGCCAAGGAGCACAGCAAATAAACTTGGTTTTTCTTGACGCGTTTTATAAATACATTAAAGATTATGAAATTATCCATATATGCGGGCAGAAAAATTTTAAAGAAACAAACCTTTTAACAAGTGCTTTGCTTAAAAAAGAACAGAAAAAATTCTATCATTTATATCCTTCGCTCGGGGAAGATAAAATAAAAGAGGCATACGCAATAACAGATCTTGTTATATCAAGAGCAGGGGCTGGCTCTTTATTTGAAATTGCTGCCTTAAAAAAACCAAATATTATAATCCCCCTTGAAAATTCTGCTGGAGATCACCAACAGCTTAATGCGCAAATTTTCGGGGAAAAGGGCTGTGGTATTGTAATTGAAGCGCAAAACATTTCGCCAAATATTGTCTATATAACCGCAAAAGATCTCCTTGAAAGGGAGGAACAAACAAAAAAAATTATAAATGCCTGCAAAAAATTCTATAAGCCAGATGCTGCACAAAAAATAGCAGAGACCATTATTGAAACAGTGTAAAAAATGCAAAATCACAATTCAAAATTTAAAAATAATAATGAATCTTCTTTCACCCTCCTTGAGCTCCTTGTGGTTATCGCAATAATAGCAATCCTTGCGGGAATTGTAATAGTTGCAGTCTCTGACACGAGAGAAAGAGCCAAAGAATCCAAAGGAATGCAGTTTTCACAGAATATACGTACAACTCTTTCAAACGAACTTGTAGGAGAATGGAAGTTTGACAATACAGATTATATTGATGCAACCCATGTTAAAGATACAAGCGGGAATGGAAACACTGGAACATTAGTTAATGGTCCAACCCTAACACAAGGTAAGGTTAGAGAGGCCTTGAGTTTTAACGGAAGTAATCATGTATTTGTTGCTGATAATAGTAAAAACATTTTAGATGTCGTAAATAACAATATCACCATTGAAATGTGGTTAAGGATGAATACCGAAAAGGGGATTGAACGTTATATTTTAGGAAAATATGTTTATTTACAATCAGGGTACTACATCTTTATGTATTCTCACGAGGATTTAGTGAGTTTTGGCTTTCATGGTGGTGGTTCTGCACACATAGTAAAAACAAAAAATATAGAATATAAAAAATGGCAACATATTGTAGTAACTTTAAATGGCAATATAACAAGCACATATTTAAACGGAGAATTTCAAAATTCTGGCAGTGCTCCTTTAGTGGGTTCTAATGATATTAATTTAATAATAGGTGGACTAACATCTGTTCATCGAGCAGGAGATAAAGATATCGACGAAGTCCGCATCTACAACCGTGCTTTAACAGCCCATGAAATTAAAGTTTTATACGCAGAAGGAAAAATGCGTCACTTGGCAGACAAATAATCCAAAAAAAAATAAAAAAATGGATTCCCAGCTTACATTAAAAAAATCCCACGGAATAAAAGTCAGGTTTGCTCCTTCTCCAACAGGATACTTGCACCTTGGGGGAGCAAGAACTGCTTTATTTAATTATCTTTGGGCAAAAAAGAACCAGGGGACTTTTATTTTGCGCATAGAAGATACTGACAAAGAAAGATCAAAAGAAGAATTTGAAAAAGATATAATAGAAAACCTTAAGTGGCTTGGAATAGCCTGGGACGAAGGACCAGAAATTGACTCAAAACAAACTGGAAAAGAAGTTGGAGAAAACGGTCCCTACAGACAATCTGAAAGAGAAAAAATTTACAAAAAATATATAAAAAAACTATATGATGATGGATTTTTGTATTGGTGCTTTTGTACAAAAGAAGAACTTGAAGCGCAAAAAGCAGACCAAGCAGCAAGAGGAGAATCTCCAAAATATATTGGCGGTTGTAAAAACATTAAAAAAGAAGAAGCAGAAAAACTTAAAAAAGAAGGCAAAACAGCGGTTTTGAGAATAAAGTGTCCAACAAAAACTATTTCAATTAATGATGCTATAAGAGGAAAAGTTGAATTTGATACATCCTTGCTTGGTGACTTTGTAGTAGCCAGGGATTTTAAAACACCCCTATATAACTTGGCAGTTGTAATTGATGATCATGAAATGAAAGTTAATTACATAATCAGGGGAGAGGACCACCTTTCAAATACTCCAAAACAAGCTGTTTTGCAAGAATCATTAAATTTCCAAAATCCAAAATATGCCCATATTCCTTTAATTTTAGCAAAAGACAGATCAAAACTTTCAAAAAGACATGGGAGCTTTGCTGTAGAGGACTTTAAAAAAGAAGGATACCTTGCAGAAGCTATTGTAAACTATTTAGCGCTTCTTGGTTGGAATCCAGACACAGAAGAGGAGTTCTTTTCTTTAGAAGATTTAATCCAAAATTTCTCAATTGAACAAGTTCAAAAATCAGGAGCTGTCTTTAATAAAGAAAAATTAGACAATATAAATAGCTATTATATTAAAACCAGTCCAAAAGAAGATATTGCTGAAAAATGCATTCCTTTTTTGGAAAAAGCAGAACTTATTGAAAAAACAAAAAACGGAGCAATAAAAGAATTTAAAATAAAAGAAACTGAGGAGATTATTGATATAAATTTTCTATCAAATGTTGTAGCTTTGTTCCAGGAAAGAATGAAAAAATTATCTGAAATTGCCTCACTTTCTGATTTTTTCTTCAAAAAGGAACTTAGCTATGGAAAAGACCTTTTAAAATGGAAAGGAGCTGACTTTGTTGACATTCAAAAAAACCTGAAAGAGTGTTATAATATATTAGAAAAGTTTAAGGAAGAGGAATGGAACAGAGAGAAAATAGAAGAAGTTTTAATGGATGTGGCAGAAAAAAAAGAGAACAGGGGAGTATTTTTGTGGCCAATAAGGGCTGCCTTAAGCGGAAAAGAAGCTTCACCCTCGCCGTTTGAAATCGCAGAAGTTTTAGGAAAAGAAAAAACCCTTGAAAGAATTCAAAAATCAA is a window of Candidatus Paceibacterota bacterium DNA encoding:
- the hisS gene encoding histidine--tRNA ligase; amino-acid sequence: MPRRKKQFKNLTGMPDILKKELSILQDIQKIVTSFANFYNFYQISTPILEEEELFIKGTGEETDIIQKETYSFSTQGKERVILRPEFTPSIVRAYIQNGMETAPKPVKLWSFGPLFRHEKPQKGRLRQFHQFNLEILGSKEAISDALLVQVFANILFEIGLENWKLHVNSIGCKNCRNTYIRKLKSHYKSKIKSICPECKKRIIKNPLRVLDCKEEKCQRVKKLAPQFVNYLCEECHLHFKSFLEFLDIMELPYILNPYLVRGLDYYEKTVFEFIPEGKEDMAQNSLIGGGRYDSLVENLGGRPTPCLGGAGGVERIMEELEENKIKISSNLLEKNITFKEKPVVFIVQLGDMAKKDSLKIIEDFKKAKIKIAENLEKDNLKNQLDRASRIGVKYALILGQQECLNKKVILRNMETGIQKILIQKDLIKEIKKKLKK
- a CDS encoding HIT domain-containing protein — translated: MQCLFCDIANGKTDTDIVYQDDKFAVFRDIEPRAPIHLLIVPKKHMESIVEIAEKNDVETLGQILILASKIAKKFKVENGYRLQFNQGKKAGQEIDHLHLHLLGFK
- the ftsW gene encoding putative lipid II flippase FtsW, yielding MAKRITSEADSKLVWALTILIILGLLMLFTASIFISKEKTSTAQNPSGSATYYFFHQILFGLIPGLILVFFLSRISLSFFRKISVLLYVFAIISLVIVFIPAFGFEAKGAASWIEIGGFTFQPSEFAKIALVIYLAAFFDRKIRENKMKKASDVLIPFIVVLAPVGLMLILQPDMGTLGIIALVSIIMLFAAGGKFSHIMLLVLMGIILVIIGTFFRPHQAQRIFTFINPEKDTLGISYQVNQSLIAIGSGGTFGVGIGNGIQKYKYLPEPMGDTIFSVWAEETGLFGCFILISLYLILGWRGFIISKRAPTKFSQLLAVGIVSWILIQAFLNIMAVTGIIPFTGLPLPFVSYGGTALMVMLGAVGILINISKQT
- a CDS encoding UDP-N-acetylglucosamine--N-acetylmuramyl-(pentapeptide) pyrophosphoryl-undecaprenol N-acetylglucosamine transferase translates to MRVLFTSGNTGGHLYPILAVKRELDKCLNFLETKYGKILPKEFLTRDYLFLGGDLKGKETMLQEEDIETKKIISIKWRRYFSFQNFLDVLKTPFSFLQASFLIWSFMPDIVFSKGGPGSFAVVIASWLYRIPVVIHESDSVPGKTNKFSAPFAKKITVSFKGGNAIFKKNKVVFTGHPVRQMLTNGSKERAKEMFNLTGERKVILIMGGSQGAQQINLVFLDAFYKYIKDYEIIHICGQKNFKETNLLTSALLKKEQKKFYHLYPSLGEDKIKEAYAITDLVISRAGAGSLFEIAALKKPNIIIPLENSAGDHQQLNAQIFGEKGCGIVIEAQNISPNIVYITAKDLLEREEQTKKIINACKKFYKPDAAQKIAETIIETV
- a CDS encoding LamG domain-containing protein — encoded protein: MQNHNSKFKNNNESSFTLLELLVVIAIIAILAGIVIVAVSDTRERAKESKGMQFSQNIRTTLSNELVGEWKFDNTDYIDATHVKDTSGNGNTGTLVNGPTLTQGKVREALSFNGSNHVFVADNSKNILDVVNNNITIEMWLRMNTEKGIERYILGKYVYLQSGYYIFMYSHEDLVSFGFHGGGSAHIVKTKNIEYKKWQHIVVTLNGNITSTYLNGEFQNSGSAPLVGSNDINLIIGGLTSVHRAGDKDIDEVRIYNRALTAHEIKVLYAEGKMRHLADK
- the gltX gene encoding glutamate--tRNA ligase, producing MDSQLTLKKSHGIKVRFAPSPTGYLHLGGARTALFNYLWAKKNQGTFILRIEDTDKERSKEEFEKDIIENLKWLGIAWDEGPEIDSKQTGKEVGENGPYRQSEREKIYKKYIKKLYDDGFLYWCFCTKEELEAQKADQAARGESPKYIGGCKNIKKEEAEKLKKEGKTAVLRIKCPTKTISINDAIRGKVEFDTSLLGDFVVARDFKTPLYNLAVVIDDHEMKVNYIIRGEDHLSNTPKQAVLQESLNFQNPKYAHIPLILAKDRSKLSKRHGSFAVEDFKKEGYLAEAIVNYLALLGWNPDTEEEFFSLEDLIQNFSIEQVQKSGAVFNKEKLDNINSYYIKTSPKEDIAEKCIPFLEKAELIEKTKNGAIKEFKIKETEEIIDINFLSNVVALFQERMKKLSEIASLSDFFFKKELSYGKDLLKWKGADFVDIQKNLKECYNILEKFKEEEWNREKIEEVLMDVAEKKENRGVFLWPIRAALSGKEASPSPFEIAEVLGKEKTLERIQKSIKILNE